One genomic segment of Ricinus communis isolate WT05 ecotype wild-type chromosome 5, ASM1957865v1, whole genome shotgun sequence includes these proteins:
- the LOC8271413 gene encoding guanine nucleotide-binding protein subunit beta-2 codes for MSVAELKARHVAATETVNTLRERLKQKRLLLLDTDVAGYARAQGKTPVSFGPTDLVCCRTLQGHTGKVYSLDWTAEKNRIVSASQDGRLIVWNALTSQKTHAIKLPCAWVMTCAFSPTGQSVACGGLDSVCSIFNLNSPTEKDGNLPVSKMLSGHKGYVSACQYVPDEDTHLITSSGDQTCVLWDITTGLRTSVFGGEFQSGHTADVLSVSINGSNSRMFVSGSCDSTARLWDTRVASRAVRTFHGHEGDVSAVKFFPDGNRFGTGSDDGTCRLFDIRTGHQLQVYYQQHNDNEVPHVTSIAFSISGRLLFAGYSNGDCYVWDTLLAQVVLDLGSLQNSHEGRISCLGLSADGSALCTGSYDTNLKIWAFGGHRKVI; via the exons ATGTCAGTTGCGGAGCTAAAAGCGCGCCACGTAGCGGCGACTGAGACGGTTAATACTCTTAGAGAACGCTTAAAGCAGAAGCGCCTCCTTTTGCTCGACACTGATG TTGCTGGATACGCGAGAGCCCAGGGGAAGACTCCGGTGAGCTTCGGTCCCACCGATCTGGTTTGCTGCCGGACACTTCAAGGACATACTGGCAAG GTTTATTCTTTGGATTGGACTGCTGAAAAGAATCGAATTGTCAGTGCATCTCAAGATGGGCGGTTGATAGTGTGGAATGCTCTTACGAGCCAGAAAACTCATGCTATAAAATTGCCTTGTGCATGGGTCATGACTTGCGCTTTCTCTCCAACTGGTCAGTCTGTTGCTTGTGGTGGTCTTGATAGTGTTTGCTCTATATTCAACCTGAATTCACCAACCGAGAAGGATGGGAATCTGCCAGTGTCAAAGATGCTTAGTGGGCATAAGGGTTACGTTTCCGCATGTCAGTATGTACCAGATGAGGACACTCACCTAATCACAAGCTCCGGTGATCAAACTTGTGTTCTGTGGGATATTACTACAGGTCTTAGAACTTCTGTGTTTGGAGGAGAATTTCAGTCTGGACACACAGCTGATGTGCTCAG TGTTTCAATTAATGGATCAAACTCGAGAATGTTTGTATCTGGTTCGTGTGATTCAACTGCCCGACTGTGGGACACTCGTGTTGCAAGTCGAGCTGTGCGCACTTTTCATGGGCACGAGGGAGACGTTAGTGCTGTTAAATTCTTTCCAGATGGCAATAGATTTGGAACAGGCTCAGATGATGGAACCTGTAGGTTGTTTGACATTAGGACTGGGCACCAGTTACAAGTATACTATCAGCAGCATAATGACAATGAGGTTCCTCATGTGACCTCCATTGCATTCTCCATATCAGGAAGACTTCTCTTTGCTGGATATTCAAATGGCGATTGCTATGTTTGGGATACATTATTGGCACAG GTTGTTTTGGACTTGGGATCTCTGCAGAATTCACATGAGGGCCGTATAAGCTGTTTGGGCTTGTCTGCAGATGGAAGTGCCTTGTGTACAGGAAGTTATGATACAAACCTAAAG aTTTGGGCTTTTGGAGGTCATAGGAAGGTGATTTGA
- the LOC8288048 gene encoding glucan endo-1,3-beta-glucosidase 7 — translation MAFSTLNFLFLCLLLLRDFYLSSSQSFIGINYGLVADNLPPPTASAKLLQSTAIQKVRLYGADPAVLKALANTGIGVVIGAANGDIPALASDPNSATQWINANVLPYYPATNIILITVGNEVVLSGDQNLISQLLPAMQNIANALNAASLGGKIKVSTVHSMAVLSQSDPPSSGLFNPSYQDTMKGLLQFQRDNGSPLTINPYPFFAYQSDPRPETLAFCLFQPNSGRIDSGNGIKYMNMFDAQVDAVRSALNGIGFKDIEILVAETGWPYRGDSNEVGPSVENARAYNGNLIAHLRSLVGTPLMPGKSVDTYLFALYDEDLKPGPSSERAFGLFKTDLSMAYDAGLSKASVTPSSPKTPATPSTKPTGAGWCMPKSGVPDAQLQASLDYACGQGIDCSPIQPGGACFEPNTLASHAAYAMNLYYQTSSKNPWNCDFSQTATLTSKNPSYNGCVYPGGST, via the exons ATGGCCTTTTCAACACTCaactttctctttctctgtcTCCTCCTCCTCCGAGATTTCTACTTGTCCA GTTCTCAGTCGTTTATTGGCATTAACTATGGTTTAGTTGCCGACAACCTCCCGCCACCGACGGCCAGCGCGAAGCTTCTACAATCAACAGCCATACAGAAAGTAAGACTATACGGTGCCGATCCAGCTGTCCTTAAAGCTCTTGCAAACACCGGAATCGGCGTCGTTATCGGTGCAGCAAATGGCGATATTCCTGCTTTAGCTTCCGATCCTAACTCCGCAACTCAATGGATCAACGCAAACGTCTTACCTTACTACCCCGCTACCAACATCATCCTCATCACCGTTGGTAACGAG GTAGTTTTATCTGGAGATCAAAATTTAATCTCTCAGTTATTACCAGCAATGCAAAATATTGCAAACGCGCTTAATGCTGCATCACTGGGTGGCAAGATTAAGGTGTCAACCGTACATTCTATGGCAGTGTTGTCTCAGTCCGACCCGCCATCTTCCGGGTTGTTTAACCCGTCTTATCAAGATACCATGAAAGGGTTATTGCAGTTCCAAAGAGATAATGGGTCTCCGCTTACTATCAATCCTTATCCCTTTTTTGCTTACCAGAGTGACCCCAGACCCGAGACTTTGGCTTTTTGCTTGTTTCAACCTAACTCGGGACGAATTGACTCGGGTAATGGGATTAAGTACATGAACATGTTTGATGCTCAG GTAGATGCTGTGCGTTCTGCCTTGAATGGAATTGGATTCAAGGATATCGAGATTTTAGTTGCTGAGACTGGTTGGCCTTACCGGGGTGATAGCAATGAAGTTGGTCCTAGCGTTGAGAACGCAAGAGCCTATAATGGCAACTTGATTGCTCACCTTAGATCATTAGTTGGGACCCCATTAATGCCTGGAAAGTCTGTAGATACATATCTCTTTGCACTCTATGATGAGGATTTGAAGCCTGGACCTTCCTCCGAAAGAGCTTTTGGCCTTTTCAAAACTGACCTTTCCATGGCATATGATGCCGGTCTTTCAAAGGCTAGTGTG ACTCCATCAAGCCCCAAAACTCCTGCGACTCCATCAACAAAACCAACAGGAGCGGGTTGGTGCATGCCGAAGTCTGGTGTTCCTGATGCCCAATTGCAGGCAAGTCTAGACTATGCCTGCGGTCAAGGCATAGATTGCAGCCCAATTCAGCCAGGGGGTGCTTGTTTCGAGCCAAATACTTTAGCATCACATGCTGCTTATGCCATGAATCTCTACTACCAAACTTCTAGCAAGAACCCGTGGAATTGTGATTTCTCACAGACAGCTACACTGACATCAAAAAATCCTA GTTATAACGGTTGTGTATACCCTGGTGGAAGTACCTGA